The genomic segment TTACTCACTGCCTGCGTTATCCTGATAGTCGTCTCCGCCTTCGGGTTGGTGGATTCCCCCTGGGCAATCTTTGCCATCCCTCTGGCGTTGCTGGCAGGCCTGATGTTTGGCTCGATAGCCCTCTTCTTCACCTCGGTAGTGCCTTCCATCAATTCCTTCAACTACTTTTTCACCCTCTTCGTCACTCCCATGTTCTTCTTCAGCGGCGTCTTTTTCCCTCTCGATTCCTTCGACCCGCTGGTGCGGCATCTCAGTTGGATCGCTCCCCTCACGCCGGTGGTCAATTTGACCAGGGCTGTGGTCAGCGGTGAGCCTGGGGCGGGGGCCTGGTGGGGGCTGGGTGTCATAGTGGGCATCATAGCCCTATTCTTTCCCCTGTCCCTGATCACTATGCGACGGCGACTGCTGAGGTGACGGCAGGGGGGCTGTGGCCTTTAACGGAAGAAAAGAACAGGCCATTCATGATGCAAGCCCACATTAGCAGGAATATGTCATTCCGATGCCAGGCTTTCGTAGATGCTCTTGAACTGTTCCAGAGCTGTCTCAAGGTTTTCAGCAATCTCCCCGGCTAGA from the Chloroflexota bacterium genome contains:
- a CDS encoding ABC transporter permease, with the translated sequence MRSPVSYRSLRVWQRNRDVFFKLWRTEVPGFFAEPLLVLLAMGAGLGTYVVLEGGERYIKFIAPGIVASYAMFSTIFECTYGSYVRMKMQRTYDAIITTPVNIEDVVTGEILWGATRSLLTACVILIVVSAFGLVDSPWAIFAIPLALLAGLMFGSIALFFTSVVPSINSFNYFFTLFVTPMFFFSGVFFPLDSFDPLVRHLSWIAPLTPVVNLTRAVVSGEPGAGAWWGLGVIVGIIALFFPLSLITMRRRLLR